The genomic region TTGATTCCAAGGGTGTATGGAGGATGGGTGTTGTCAAAAACCCTGACCTGTAACCCATTTTTTCGGGCTTCCTCTTTCACGCTGGTCAACACCGAAGCGGTATTTGATGCTTTCAGAAGCCAACCTTCCACCTGTTGATATCGAGTCTGGGCAGCTTCTGATTCTCGCTGTAAGGCATCACGTTCCAGGCGAAACCGGTCCGTGGCATCATTTTTCCGCCGGAGTTCAGCCACCTCGCGCTGTTGCTTTTCAAGCTGCTCTTTTTTGGGAGCCAGCACAAAGTTATGTGACAGTCCAAACACGGCGGCAACCGCCACCAGCAGGACCACAATTTGGATTACGATTTTAACTCCATTTTTCATAAATCAAAGTTATTGAATGAGTTGAACTGAGTAAAGGACCAAAAGACGGCCTGTTCCACCATTTTGCAATGAGTACCTTGGATCAGGAAATAGTCCAGTCATTCAATCAAAGGAACTGAGTGAACGCCTGACTCCTGACTCCAAACTGGTCTTATTTCGTGGCCGGCGGCTTTGGCGATTCCGGAGCAGCCTGTTTGACAACTTCGGGCAGGGGTTGAAGGGTAAGCGGATCGGAAACAATCTCGCCTGTATAGGTTGCCGTCACGGTAAACAAGGCTTTTGCATTGTCGGTTTGAGTCCATTTTGCCTGGACGTTGCTATAACTCCCACTTCCATTGAGATTTTGTGACAACTGATCCATTTGATCATCGAAATACACCGCCGACGGTGATCGGGCGGGTTGCGCTTGAGGGTCGCCACCGGTGGCGTCATTTGGATTGCCCGTGCCGGATGAATCTGATGGATTTTGACCTTCCGCCACCGAAGCATAGGTCACATATCCTTCAATCAACACATCCCGTCCGGTGATCAATAATTTGGAAAGGACCATTCCGGGTGGGATTTGCTGCCAGAGATCATTGGTAATTTCGAAATTGGCCTGTTGGGCATTCCGCATTCGATTCACAACTTCAATTCGATTATTGAGGGCCTGGATCAAATCACGAAGTTGTTTGGCTTCGGCTTCAACCTGGCGATTATCGGATTCCCGTTTCAGTTCAACCGCCTTTTCATTCGCCAGTCGCTTTTCCCACGCGGCAGCCTGGAAATACAAATATCCACAGATGCCCAAACCAATCAGGGCTCCCAGAGTCAGCCCTGATAGATTCAGGGCGGCAAATTTCAGAAACTGCCCAGGTGTTTGGGGGACGGTCGCGGTCAATCCTTTACTTTTCGGAGGAAGGTATTCTGAGGGAACCACCCTTCTGAAATCAGCTCCGTGTTGAATGGAATAACTAATGGCGGCTCCGGCCAGCAATACTGGCAATCCCGTCCGGGTAAACAGGCTCTCCGCTCGACTGGCCTCGCGCTGAGCATCAACATCGGTCAATTCCATCGAAAACATTCGGTCGGTGGCAAACACTTGAGCCTGAGCACTTTGCTGGACTTGTGGATCAAGCCATTCCAACCGGTTGGCCTGTAGCCACTGGCTGGCTCCCGAAAATACGATCAGGTCGAGATGACTTCGCCATCGAGCATGGGTGTCAGTCAGCAATAAATGGACGCTATACATAAAACTATCGCGGTCATCTTCGGGCAATTCCGTCCCGTGAAAGATGAGTTCCCCACGATCATAGACAAAAATATCAATCTGGCGTTCAGCAATATGCACATGCGCCACCTGGGTCAATTGCTGAAGTTCAGCAAAGTAGACCGTCCGAAAAGCCGTGATCAAACAGGCGGTATCCGCCAGCGCCGAGTGGCCGACCATCTGAGTCAAGGTGTGCGAGGAAATTTTATTCAGCAGGAGTGTCTCCCCAAGGCGATACTCAGCCACGCATTCGGAAACGCCCGGAGTTGTCACTGGCCGGTAATGGACGGCTTCAACACCTTTCAGAAGTTCGGTTGAACACGAACACACGCTGATGGTTTCAACTCCCGCCACCTGGGGACCAATTGACTCAAGTGCCGATTGAGCATCGGGGTGGTGTTCGATATGAATGAATCGGGGAAATGGAAACTGGTCGGGACGGTTTTCGACTTCGACATAGGCCACATCCACCCCAGACGTTTCATATCCATACCTGACAATTCGCAGCATAATAAGTCTCTCTCAATGAATTTTTGTTGTCTGGAGCGTGAAACTTCAGGTTGGCAGACAGGATCTGACCTGGAACACATACCAGGGTTCAGAACTCACACATCAATCTGCTCTACACAATTCATTCCATGAACTCGATACAACAAATTTGAAAATCCGAATTTCTAAAAATTTATAGGCATATCTGGATACGCAAATTGTCCATCTGGCAGGAATTCCGGTATGTGTTGGCACACGTACACGACCTGGACAATTCTTCTTATTTCAGAAACTGGAAGCGGAAAAATACAGAAAACCAGCATGATTTTCCAACCCCAAAATCTATATTTGTGATTTTTCTGAAAATAAGTTGTATTCCGGGGGTCAACGTCAAGCCACTCAGGACCTGCACCACAGGTTCACACCAGGCTTTCTCATCGAAATACTATTCAGCAATCAGGATTTGACCTAAAGTAAGGAACCGGTGGATGTGGAGTTTGAAGCGATTCGACCACCGACATTTACCGGGCACTGATTTGAACGGGCAGCACTTCGCCCATCATCCCAATATTTCACGCGATCCTCTTTTTTCCACTTCCAGCGACATCGCTGATTTCCGAGTCAACCCGGCCAATCATATATTTTGGAATGATCCTATTGGATGAGCAAAAGGCGAAGCTGTTGATAAAACTGTATTCCCCTCAAGATTTTAGCCCGATACCCTCCGCCCGAAAGGGTATCAGTTCCAACCAGCATCGTGGGCATTGCGAGGACTTATGCGCTGCGGGTCAATCATCCTGTGTTGTGTGATCGGACTTTTTCTTTCGATGATGAGAGTCCTGCCAGCAGCAGCGGCCCCAGCCTCTCTTCCTGGTCAGAAGCCATCACCCCAGGCTCATCCTCCCAATGGTCGCCCAGGGCTCAAAATCTTCACCACGCAGGATGGCATTCCCCAAAGCGCACTGCTGTCGTTGGCCTTTGATCAAAAAGGATATTTGTGGGCAGGGACTCAGGATGGCGCGGCCAGATATAATGGTCAGACGTGGCAGGTCATCAATCTTCCGGAACGGTTTGTCTCCAATTATATCCGCACGGTGCTGGGAACAGGTGACGGCAGCGTCTGGTTTGGAACCCGCAACGGTGGGCTGGCCCGATTCAAGGATAACCAGTGGACCACCTTTAATACCTCGAATGGATTGCCCAGTAATGCCATCTTTGCTCTGGTTGAAACCAGCCCCCAGCCGGGTCAATCAACCCTGTGGGTTGGGACCGATGCGGGATTGGTTTGGTTTGATGGACAATCCTGGAAACGAATCACCACGGGTACCGGACTGCCAGGCAACAATATTACCTGCCTTCACCCCGCTGCATTTCCAGATGGTCAATCCGGACTCTGGGTTGGGACCGACCGGGGGTTGGTTAAAGTCACCAACCAGCAGGTCCAGCTTGTCTCCACCTCTTCAAATCTGCGGGCCCAACCCATTCTTTCCCTCTGGCAGTCGCCTTCCTTGAGCCAGGACAAACCATTGTGGGTTGCGACCGCCACGGGTCTCTTCCGGATCGCCAACGGAACAGAAACCGAAGTGATCTTTCCAACCGGGTTCTCTTCCCGAGGAATCCGCTGCCTCACCACCACATTGGACGCCGGTGGAACTGAATCGCTGTGGGTCGGAGTGGAACAGGGACTGTTACAACTCAAAGATGGGGACTGGACCAGGTATGACCAAACCTCTGGTTTGCCCACCAACACGGTTATTTCCCTGCTCAGGCCACATACGGCTCCGGCTTCGCCGACATTGTGGATAGGCACTGGCCGGGGACTGGTTCGGTTAACCGACAATAGCTGGCGGTCATTTGGCCAAAGCGACGGCCTTCCCGATGATGAAGTCTATAGCATCCATGAAACCAAAGACCAAACCCTGTGGATTGGCACGGAAAACGGTCTGGCCCGGTGGGAAGCCACTCAACGAACCATCATTCAGGGAACTCCGCCACTTCCCAAAAACCGGGTGCTGTGCCTGTATGAAACAACTGACCCGCAAGGTGATCCAACGCTGTGGGTTGGAACCTCGGGTGGACTGGTTCGATTTCATCGGGGAAACTGGTCAACCGTGTCGGAAATCCCCTCTGGAAGCGTGCGGCACCTCCTTGAAACCACCACCCCAGACGGGAAAAAAGTATTGTGGGCGGCAACCCAGTTTGGCCTCGCCCGCGCCGTGGATGGACAGTGGACGTTTATGACCCGGCAGCAGGGGTTGCCCAGCAATATGGTTTTGAGCGTACTTGAAACCCGCTCGCCCGATGGAACACCAACCATCTGGGCTGGAACCGATAGTGGATTGGGGCGCTGGCTCAATGGCGTGTGGAATGTGTTTACCATCCACTCCGGCCTGCCAAACAACATTGTGCGGGCGCTCCACGAATCAATCGCACCCGACGGAACACAGATGCTTTGGATTGGCTCTTCCGGTGGGGTGGCCCGATTGACCCTCAATGGCTCTCAATCGTCCTGGGAAACGCTTTCCGATCAGACCATACCCGCCCTTCCAAATAATGTCATTTACCAGATTCGAGAAGATGACCGGGGACGGCTGTATTTGACCACCAACAAAGGCGTGGTTCAGTTAACACCGCCGGCAGACCTCAAGCGGGTGCCTCGGATGGACGAATATGTGCTTCACACTTTTACCACCGAGGATGGGCTGGCACATGACGAAGCGAATTCCGGGGCGTCCTGGATTGACCAGCAAGGCCGGCTTTGGGTTGGAACCGTCGGTGGAATGGCGGTGTATGATACCCGCCAGGATCCGCCTCCCCGCTCCCCGTCACCACTTTTAATCGAGCAGGTCCAGCTCTGGGCCAACGCCGGTCAGGGATGGTGGTGGGGATCGCCTTCCCCAGTGCCTGCCACGGTGGAATCACACCCGGTTTTCCAGATTGATCGCCAGGCCCTTGCCTACCAGTACACTAATCTGGTGTTTCAGTATGCACTTTTGGAGTTTTTCCGGGATTCGGAAACCCGATATCGCACCCAACTGATCGGCTATGACACCAACCCTTCAGGGTGGAGCACCGATCCTAAACGGGAATATACCAACCTTCCCAACGGCCAATATGTGTTCCAGGTGTGGGCCAAAAATTATGCGGGCACCATCAATGGCCCGGTCTCAGTCACTTTTTCGATTCGTCCGGCCCCCTGGAAAACCTGGTGGGCCTATTTGTTCTTTGCCGTGACCCTGGGCGGGTTGGGATATGGGTTAGTTCAGTTTCGCTTGCGGTCGCTCAACCAACGGACTCAGTGGCTTGAAGACCGGGTGTTGCAACGCACCCAGGAACTGGCAGCCACCATCGAGCACCTGCGCCAGTCTGAATACCAAGCCCACCAGGCCCACCAGGAAGCAATTGATGAAAAAAGAAATGCCCAGGCAGCCGCCCAGGAGGCCATCGAAGCCAAAAACAAAGCCATTGAAGCCAATCGAGCGAAAACCACATTCCTGGCCAACATGAGCCACGAATTACGCACTCCGCTCAATGCCATTCTCGGATTTGCGCAGGTCATGGACCGTAAACTCAATCGCAGTGCGGAAGACCTTGAAAATCTGGCCGTCATCCGGCGCAGCAGTGAACATCTGCTCGGTCTCATCAATGATATTCTGGACGTCGCCCGGCTTGAGGCAGGACGCATGACCCTGAACGAGCACGTGTTTCACCTTTCGGCTTTGTTAAGAAGCCTGGAAGAAATGTTCCGCCTCCGCGCTCATCGCAAAGACCTTCAGTTTGAGTTCAGCACCTCGCCTGACCTTCCCGAATATACCTGGGCGGATGAAGGCAAATTGCGTCAAGTCCTGATTAAACTCCTGGAAAATGCCTTTAAATACACCGGGATCGGCTATGTTGCCTTCCGGGCCACCTGGTCGGAATCAGGTGCCACCTTCGAGATTGAAGACACCGGCCAGGGAATTCGCCCGGATGACCTTCAGGTGATTTTCGAAGCTTTTGCCCAAAGCCAGCACGATCAGAAATACAAAGAAGGCATCGGATTGGGACTCACGATTTGTGAAAAATTTGTTCGACTGATGGGTGGGACACTTGAGGTCAAAAGTCAGCCCGGAGAAGGTTCAACTTTCCGGGTTCATTTACCGCTCCAACCTGTCAACCGGGAAGACCGAGTCGCAGCCAATAAACACAAAGTCATCGGTCTTGCCGCTGGTCAGCCACAATTTCGGGTGCTCGTGGCCGATGGGAAATGGGAAAATATTGCTTTACTTGACAAAATGCTGACTCCACTTGGGTTCAAGGTCATTCTGGCCAGCGATGGCAAAGAAGCGATTGATCACTGGGTCAACCACCGGCCACATGTGGTTTTGATTGATGGACGGCTTCCAATTTGGGATGGCTACACAACGACCAAGAAAATCAGACAACTTGAAATGGATGAACGACTTAGCTCTAATCTATCCATTCGAACGGTTATCCTGGCAGTTACATCGAGCAGCTTTGAATTCAGCCAGGAAACACTGCTTGAAGCCGGCTTTGATGACCACCTGAATCGGCCCATTCGTGAAGAAATGCTGCTCCGACATCTGGCCGAACACCTCGGAATCCAGTATCAATATGAGGCCACTGACAGTTCCGAAACTGCCCACGCCGAAAATACACCATCAACTCAACTCACCCCAGAAGTGTTATCGGCCTTGCCCCAGGAATTGATTTCAAATCTGCAAAAAGCACTCAACGAAGGGAATATTTCGGTAACTGAAGATTTGGCCAGCCAGATCGAGAACACCAATCCAGCCCTGGCCCTTGAAATCCGCCAATATCTCAAAGGCTACCAATTTGATGAATTGCTGGAGCTGATTGACCAGGGAACCCGGCAGCGGCAGGAATGAAGAAACCATTTAGTGGTTAGTGGTTAGAAATCAACATTTTCCAAGAACCAAGAACCAAAGAGTAGTTAGCGGTTAGTGATGCCAGTGAAGCGTTGAAGCCGTTTTGGTTCTCAGCCCAGGAACTGGGCGCCGGCTCGTAGCCCAGGGCGAGTCTTCGAGCCCTGGGAATTCGGGTCATTCCCCACCCTTTCCTCGCCCGGCCAGCCGCCGCCGTAGGCGGCGGCTGGCCGGGCGAGGGTGTGGAGGCAACATTTTCCCAGAGTTGTACCCTGGGCTACGAGCCTTCCACCCGCTTCGTGGGTTCAAAACCGCTCTTTTTTCAACTCTTAACTGGCATTAGTGATTAGAAATCAACACTTTCCAAGAACCAAGAACCAAACCACTGAGTGGTCAATTCTTGCAAAGACAGCCGGATTGTGAAAAAAGAGATGAGCACCGAAAGCAGACTGAAAGTTTTTTTGAGGTTTGAACCGTCCTCTATGGATTTTTCATTCTTGATTCTTCATTCTTGGTTTCCTCATTTCTTCACACACAGGACCTTTCTCGCATGAATGAACCGACCAAACACCTTGGCGACATTCTGATTGTTGACGATAACCCTATCAATTTGAACCTGTTATCAGGCATGTTAGCCGAACACAAATACCGGGTTCGGGTAGCCACCAGCGGAAAACGCGCCCTGGCCGCCGTGCGAAGCTGTCTTCCGGATTTGATCCTGCTCGATATCACCATGCCGGAAATGGATGGGTATGAAGTCTGCCGTCAGTTGAAAGCTGACCCACAAACGCGAGATGTCCCGGTGATTTTTATTAGCGCCCTGGACGAAACAATGGACAAAGTGAAAGCTTTCCAGATTGGTGGCCTGGATTATGTGTCAAAGCCGTTTCAATTTGAGGAAGTCCTGGTCCGCATCGAGAATCAACTCAAGATTTCTCGCCTGCAACGCGAAATGGTCCAGAAGAACGCTGAACTCGAAAACGCCAACCTGAAGCTCAAGGAACTGGATCGGATTAAAGCCAACTTTACGGCGATGCTGGTTCACGATTTGAAATCTCCCTTGAGTGTGGTCAAAGGCACGTTCGAGATGTTTGCGTTGGAAGAAACCCTGACGGAACAGGGGCAGATTCTCTTAACTTCCGCTGACCGCAGTGTGGATAAAATCCTGGATCTGATCAACGAAGTCCTCGAAGTCTTCCGGTCCGAAGCTCAAGACCTGACCTTGAGCTGTAAAGTCATAGACCCAACCCAGATTTTACAGGCCGCAGTTGAAGAAATCCGCCTCGCTGCCACCAGCCAGAATGTTTCACTCACGGTCAACTTTGGTCCGAATCTTCCCAAAATCCCGGTTGATGTTGGAAAAATTGAGCGGGTGTTTTCAAACCTGCTATCCAATGCCGTGAAATTCACACCTCCGGGCGGCTCGATTTCAGTTGATACCGAAGTCAGCCGCGGCACCGGGGTCGAATCCGGTTCAACCTTCCTGGTGGTCAACATCACTGACACGGGCGAAGGGATTCCAGCCGATGTCTTGCCTTATATTTTTGACCCATACCAGCAGGCAACCACCAAACGCTCAAAACTTGGCGTCGGGCTCGGTCTGGCCATTGTCAAACGAATTGTGGCGGCCCACGGCGGCAACGTCTCCGTCCGCAGTAAAGTCGGTGTTGGGTCGTGCTTTACCGTTACCCTGCCGACGGCTGGAAGCTGAAAAACCCAGGGCTCAGGGCTTGGGGCTGAGAAAACCAGGGCTTGGGGCTTGGGGCTGAGGGCTTGGGGCTGAAGACTCGAAGACTCGGGGCGGAAGAAAATGGGTTCCAAACCCGGAGCCCGTCTTCTTCAGCCCCAAGCCCTCAGCCCAAGGTGTTCACCCCCGTGTCTTTCATTCCATCCTCTATTTACTGACCCACGCCATCATTGCTGCGGTGTAGCGTGGACCCGCAATTCCTGGCGGGAACAATCGGTCAAGTTCCTCAAGCTCATCACCCGAAAGCTCGACATCCAGGGCACCCAGGTTGTCTTCAAGATACTTCACCCGCTTGGTACCAGGAATTGGCACAATATCTTCGCCCTGGGCCAGCACCCAGGCCAGAGCTAACTGAGCCGGAGTACAGCCTTTGCGGGCAGCCAGTGCCTTGACATGAGCGGCCAGTTCAAGGTTTTTCTGAAACGCTTCGTCTTGAAAGCGCGGGTTGGTTCGGCGAAAGTCGTTTTCACCAATCTCAGCCGTGCTTTGGATGACACCGGTGAGAAATCCGCGTCCAAGCGGACTAAATGGCACAAACCCAATTCCCAGTTCCCGGCAGGCAGTGAAGACGCCATTGGTTTCCGGGTCACGCGTCCAGAGCGAAAACTCACTCTGCAAGGCCGCGATGGGATGAACTGCTGCCGCCCGGCGCAACGTTTCAGGACCAGCTTCAGAAAGTCCCAATGCCCGAACCTTTCCAGCCGTGACCAGTTCGGCCATCACCCCGACCGTTTCTTCAATCGGGAAAGCCGGGTCCACCCGATGTTGATAGAACAAATCTATAGTTTCAATTCCAAGTCGGCGCAGGCTGTCGTCACAGACTTTGCGAATGTTATCTGGCGAACTATTCAGACCAGTTGGCGCACCGGTTTGCGGGTCAATCCGGAAGCCAAATTTGGTGGCGATGACGAGCTTTTCACGCGGTACTTCGCGGAGAAACCGGCCTAATAATTCTTCGTTCTTGTATGGTCCGTACACTTCCGCAGTATCAAGGAAATTCCCACCAAGCTCCACATACCGATGGAGAACCCGCATGGATTCGGCATCGTCAGGCACACCGTAGGCGTGTGACATTCCCATACAGCCCAGGCCCAGCGCCGAGACGACCAGGCCATTTCTTCCGAGTTTGCGCTGCTGCATCAATTGTCTCCTTTGCTCACTATTTCTGAAAACTGAGGAAGTCTGGTCAACAGGAAGTTGTTGCCAGACCAGAGGCTTTGGTTCAGGCCCGAAACTATGGCGCGGCTATCCCGGCAATGCAATTCATCTTTCCTTTCGCTGTTGTCCCAGGCGGACAGATGGAACTCTAAATGGATTCCCAGGAACTAATTTTCCTAACCGGTGTCCAACTCGACCAATGCTTCCGAACAAATCAAACATTGGAGGTAGACGTCTATGCGTCGAACAGGACAAGTGTGTCTTCTGGTTGGGTTTATGACCTTGTTGATCGCAGGGATACTCTGGCAATGTCAGTCAACGGTTTATGCCGATGGAGCCATCAATCCAGGCAGTGGCATGCTGATGGTACTCGATTCCAATGGACAGATTGCCTCAGATTGCCCGCTCCGTAAAACCGAAGTTTCCGCCACTATCAGTGGCCCGATTACCCGAGTGAACGTTACCCAAATTTTTTATAACCCGAACAATCATCCAATTGAAGCCATTTACCTTTTTCCACTCTCAAATCATGCGGCAGTTGATGGGATGACTATTCATATTGGTACGCGTCGGATTGTCGGCAAAAT from Acidobacteriota bacterium harbors:
- the pilO gene encoding type 4a pilus biogenesis protein PilO, translated to MKNGVKIVIQIVVLLVAVAAVFGLSHNFVLAPKKEQLEKQQREVAELRRKNDATDRFRLERDALQRESEAAQTRYQQVEGWLLKASNTASVLTSVKEEARKNGLQVRVFDNTHPPYTLGINESPLKIHLGGRFQGQLGFLRALAFYPQIILIRTQKLESLPAQSTIVMELSAATPIDLPTKEAVAEANAVVPK
- a CDS encoding aldo/keto reductase — its product is MQQRKLGRNGLVVSALGLGCMGMSHAYGVPDDAESMRVLHRYVELGGNFLDTAEVYGPYKNEELLGRFLREVPREKLVIATKFGFRIDPQTGAPTGLNSSPDNIRKVCDDSLRRLGIETIDLFYQHRVDPAFPIEETVGVMAELVTAGKVRALGLSEAGPETLRRAAAVHPIAALQSEFSLWTRDPETNGVFTACRELGIGFVPFSPLGRGFLTGVIQSTAEIGENDFRRTNPRFQDEAFQKNLELAAHVKALAARKGCTPAQLALAWVLAQGEDIVPIPGTKRVKYLEDNLGALDVELSGDELEELDRLFPPGIAGPRYTAAMMAWVSK
- a CDS encoding response regulator translates to MRCGSIILCCVIGLFLSMMRVLPAAAAPASLPGQKPSPQAHPPNGRPGLKIFTTQDGIPQSALLSLAFDQKGYLWAGTQDGAARYNGQTWQVINLPERFVSNYIRTVLGTGDGSVWFGTRNGGLARFKDNQWTTFNTSNGLPSNAIFALVETSPQPGQSTLWVGTDAGLVWFDGQSWKRITTGTGLPGNNITCLHPAAFPDGQSGLWVGTDRGLVKVTNQQVQLVSTSSNLRAQPILSLWQSPSLSQDKPLWVATATGLFRIANGTETEVIFPTGFSSRGIRCLTTTLDAGGTESLWVGVEQGLLQLKDGDWTRYDQTSGLPTNTVISLLRPHTAPASPTLWIGTGRGLVRLTDNSWRSFGQSDGLPDDEVYSIHETKDQTLWIGTENGLARWEATQRTIIQGTPPLPKNRVLCLYETTDPQGDPTLWVGTSGGLVRFHRGNWSTVSEIPSGSVRHLLETTTPDGKKVLWAATQFGLARAVDGQWTFMTRQQGLPSNMVLSVLETRSPDGTPTIWAGTDSGLGRWLNGVWNVFTIHSGLPNNIVRALHESIAPDGTQMLWIGSSGGVARLTLNGSQSSWETLSDQTIPALPNNVIYQIREDDRGRLYLTTNKGVVQLTPPADLKRVPRMDEYVLHTFTTEDGLAHDEANSGASWIDQQGRLWVGTVGGMAVYDTRQDPPPRSPSPLLIEQVQLWANAGQGWWWGSPSPVPATVESHPVFQIDRQALAYQYTNLVFQYALLEFFRDSETRYRTQLIGYDTNPSGWSTDPKREYTNLPNGQYVFQVWAKNYAGTINGPVSVTFSIRPAPWKTWWAYLFFAVTLGGLGYGLVQFRLRSLNQRTQWLEDRVLQRTQELAATIEHLRQSEYQAHQAHQEAIDEKRNAQAAAQEAIEAKNKAIEANRAKTTFLANMSHELRTPLNAILGFAQVMDRKLNRSAEDLENLAVIRRSSEHLLGLINDILDVARLEAGRMTLNEHVFHLSALLRSLEEMFRLRAHRKDLQFEFSTSPDLPEYTWADEGKLRQVLIKLLENAFKYTGIGYVAFRATWSESGATFEIEDTGQGIRPDDLQVIFEAFAQSQHDQKYKEGIGLGLTICEKFVRLMGGTLEVKSQPGEGSTFRVHLPLQPVNREDRVAANKHKVIGLAAGQPQFRVLVADGKWENIALLDKMLTPLGFKVILASDGKEAIDHWVNHRPHVVLIDGRLPIWDGYTTTKKIRQLEMDERLSSNLSIRTVILAVTSSSFEFSQETLLEAGFDDHLNRPIREEMLLRHLAEHLGIQYQYEATDSSETAHAENTPSTQLTPEVLSALPQELISNLQKALNEGNISVTEDLASQIENTNPALALEIRQYLKGYQFDELLELIDQGTRQRQE
- a CDS encoding hybrid sensor histidine kinase/response regulator, with product MNEPTKHLGDILIVDDNPINLNLLSGMLAEHKYRVRVATSGKRALAAVRSCLPDLILLDITMPEMDGYEVCRQLKADPQTRDVPVIFISALDETMDKVKAFQIGGLDYVSKPFQFEEVLVRIENQLKISRLQREMVQKNAELENANLKLKELDRIKANFTAMLVHDLKSPLSVVKGTFEMFALEETLTEQGQILLTSADRSVDKILDLINEVLEVFRSEAQDLTLSCKVIDPTQILQAAVEEIRLAATSQNVSLTVNFGPNLPKIPVDVGKIERVFSNLLSNAVKFTPPGGSISVDTEVSRGTGVESGSTFLVVNITDTGEGIPADVLPYIFDPYQQATTKRSKLGVGLGLAIVKRIVAAHGGNVSVRSKVGVGSCFTVTLPTAGS